In a genomic window of Oncorhynchus masou masou isolate Uvic2021 chromosome 4, UVic_Omas_1.1, whole genome shotgun sequence:
- the LOC135524512 gene encoding small ribosomal subunit protein uS8 — MVRMNVLADALKSINNAEKRGKRQVLIRPCSKVIVRFLTVMMKHGYIGEFEIIDDHRAGKIVVNLTGRLNKCGVISPRFDLQLKDLEKWQNNLLPSRQFGYIVLTTSAGIMDHEEARRKHTGGKILGFFF; from the exons ATGGTGCGCATGAACGTTCTTGCGGATGCGCTCAAAAGCATCAACAATGCTGAGAAACGTGGGAAACGCCAGGTTCTGATCCGGCCGTGTTCGAAGGTCATTGTACGTTTCCTGACTGTCATGATGAAGCACG GTTACATTGGTGAGTTTGAGATCATCGACGACCACAGAGCTGGGAAAATTGTCGTCAATCTCACTGGCAGGCTGAACAAG TGTGGTGTGATCAGCCCTCGTTTTGACCTCCAGTTGAAGGATCTGGAAAAGTGGCAGAACAACCTCCTGCCCTCAAGACAGTTTGG ATACATTGTGCTGACCACCTCAGCTGGCATCATGGACCACGAAGAAGCCAGACGAAAACACACAGGAGGGAAAATTCTTGGATTCTTTTTCTAA